The Lutzomyia longipalpis isolate SR_M1_2022 chromosome 2, ASM2433408v1 DNA window GATTAGGCAATCGGACAAGGGGGCTAAGCTGAAGCGAATAAGTGCACTCGATCCTGCCTTTCCTGGTTTCTATTTCCCACTCAAATTCACGGGAGCTCTCAGTACGAAGGATGCCGAATTTGTGGATGTTATCCACACGGATGCCTGGCTGTACGGGGCTCCCTTTGCCACGGGACATGTAGACTTTTGGCCAAATCGCGGCAAAACCCTCCAACCGGGATGTCCCAAGAGGAACTACAAAATGCTCACGGACAACGATCTCTGCAGCCATCGAAGATCATGGAGATTCTGGGCTGAGAGTGTAACCGAGAAGAATCGACCAAGTTTCCATTCCGTCAAATGCGCCTCCTGGGACAAATTCAAGAGCGGCGACTACGACACCAACCAACCGGTTGTTCTCATGGGTATCGACTGCATCTCAGGGTAACATCaacaattttacttttttatggattttttgcaaagagaatcttttttttttttaaataattgcaGGATCTCAGGAAATTACTACCTTCAGACAAACGGAGAGCCGCCATACTCAAGGGGACCTGCAGGAGCCAACTATGCCACCTGACACCCTCCGCATGATGCCCTTCGCAATGTTCCAAGTTTTAATTGTAGATCAAGCGACACGTGATTGTCTTGTGTCCATTTTATACGcgtgatttaataaatttgttgaGTCAGCTGggagttttattttaagagaaaatttacaaagtgAAGGCCAGGGAAACCAGGCGATGGAGACTTCTGTGTAGTCTACTTTCCAGCGCCAGGTAGCACAGCTCTTGGACTTTCCATGTGGTTTCGcagcaataaatttaatgggCTTTTAGGTGCTCGTTCAAGTCGTTCAACCAATTACACTGTGTAACAATATTTTATGGATATCACATTTCATTTGTTTGAAGGGAATTGTTTTATTggaattaaagattttcttctgcaTAGGATActtcattagaaaaaaagaataaatcctAGCTgataaaacaaaagaaaactaaattaaataacattaaaatattctttaaaatatcataaatgGAATTAAACGTAGAAATGAGTTAAtccttgaaatgttctaattttgttcttttgcatgagatcttttttcattcattccatTTTATATTAAGTCTGaaggaatattaaaaaaaaaaaaggaatattaatCTAAATAAGGTAGATCAACTTAGAATCTATTACTGAAAATTTTACCTAATTGGCTAGGTCCTTAAAGGATCTTTATGTGGATTTTGTCCCTCTATTTTACGTCttttagaaattaataaatttctcataattGTAAAGGAAGAACGTCCCCAAGAACTAGGATCAggatgaaaaataagaaaaaaactacaaaatctCGACTTTTTGCTAGAAATTACTTATTTGAActcaaagaattattttgattgaattctCTTTGCTGAATAAGTTGCAGTCCTTAGtcgtttaaagattttaatgaatCCAGAAAGTTGAGTGTactaaatataatatttaaggATTACTTTGAggtcaaataagacatttttatccaaaatatcCGATCTTtattttcaagttttatttttttttttaatttttcgttcTTGATCCTCTAAACCTTTTGGAAAGTAATTGTAATATGTCCAGAACTATCATTCCACCCacaatcataaaataaaatggttAAGAGACTCAATTTATGTGAAAGAAGTATGCAAAATTCGGCATTTTCAAAAAGGACCAAACCCTAAAGgcccttaaagggttaaagtatTAAATCGTTTGTTTGACGCTTTTCCTATTTtcaggaagaaagaaaaagtaatttcgTCTTCGATTCCTACTCAATTTCAACTCATATTacgcttaaaaaaaattacccaaCAAGCCTAAAAACGACAAAaagaattacaaaataattcgCAATGTGTTTTCATGATGGGAAAGCgagaatttcactttttccatAAAGGTCagttaataaatattcttataaTTACAACATTTATATGCAGAGCAGATCAATTGCCCGCACAAACACATCAATTTGCGCTTCCTCCTCTGTGCAGATGCAtacgatggaggcgcctggtgctTGTGGCATGGCAAGAAGGAAGCTGATGcgcaaaaaatgaagattacCTTCTCTACCGTGACTTTTCTTGCGATCAGCGCGCGCGAAAACCCGTCCCAATGTCGGCAAATAGTGCCTGATGCCTCGCTCTTCCAACACCCATAGTGAGCCCTGGGGGTAACGGAGAAATGTGAGTTTTCCCGCGGAATGTGTGAAATGTTGTTTTTGTGCAGAAGGAGAAGCATCCACAGCGTCATCGCCCCCATCGCGTGCCCCCTTGTGTTTTGTTCCTCCACACGCGGCCCACTCTTCGTCATTCTAAGCTCGATCGCGGCTGAGAGTGGTTGTGTGTGCGACTTTCCAGCTCTTCGCCACTTTCtgtgcagcagcagcagcagactCTCCAAAACAGCCAACTTTTCCGGACTCCATCATTCCTGTTTCACTTCTGGGGCACTTTCACCCACAGACTACCTTCTCACGGTGAAATCCCATTTCCTGGCCATGCAAATGGATTACTGTGGAGtgcagtgattttttttgttccttcattgaattttctttttttttgtggatttgtGTGATTTTCTTGACCAGGAAGCTCTGTCTCTCACACTGTCTGTCTGTGCTGTGTAATGCAATGCCAGGAAGGTATTAGAGACACCACAAGTGGATGATTAAGTGCGTGAAAAATCCGCTAGAAAAAAGTATGGCCAGATGTTTAGAAGAGCGATCATTTGTGAGCCATCAAGGACTTTTCTCCTGAAATCAGGATTGTGCCTAAATCCCCAAAGTTTCtgtcttgaaagaaaatattttttgtgtataaagGAAAATGCAAGAATCTCTTGGGAAATTAGGAGCAATTGTGATCTTCCTAGGATTAGTTGAAGGTGCATTGTTTGATCTTTccttttgcgatttttttcaacattgtGATCTAACCCATAAAATCCATCCAATTTCTTGCAGTTTCAAGTGGACTCCTCTTTGCAAATACAGGAGTATTGGATGTGAATCCCTTCAAGTGTATCCTCAGCAGGACAAATGTGTGCCCCCACGATGAAATTGACTTCTTCATGTTCACCCCGTAAGTTATATATATTGATGCACCACCCTATCAaagtgaaaatgcattttatataaTGAAATTTCTACACCAACAAAGTGCAAAAGCGTATTTTCAACCTTAAATCCCATGAAGCGTTAAAAGAAGatcaaacatttttctcttccatgaattaaagattttttcgcGCGCCCAATcaaattggaagaaaaatctgtATTAGCgtattttttgcaagaaaaaaatcccaacgtTTGACCGTGATCTTGACACTATATtcgaatatttattgaataatctTGCGATTTGCATTAATTAAGAGACCTTTTATTCGCTCATTTATGCAATTTCTCACATTAACAGGCATGTGCTCAAAATTGTGGAGCAGTGTTGTGCGAAGTGGTGAAGAAAAACTCATCAAACGATGAAAAATGCCCTCAAACTGCCTAAAAATTGGCTTCCAATTAGTACTGGGCTTATTATTTCCATAGAATTGGTATTTTTTATGAGATGTGGATCAAGAGATAATCCATAGGAAGACAATAGGTTAATGAAAACATTGTCTTTAGATACCATCAGAGGGAAAtgataatttgaagaaattttgattGTTAAGAAAAGAATGTTTTCACGTTCccttcttctaaaaaaaaaatatgaaaattggaaaatttgtcgaaaaaaaaacaatgagaaTAACCAAAAAATCAGGAAGATATAAATCCTCTCGTTTTCCGTGACACGTGATGAAGTAAAATGCagatgaaattttgcaaatgtggaataaattgattaaattcgTCTTCACGACTTTGGGGTGtgttatcacatttttttaaaacgaaaGTTTTGGAAAGTCACGTTTATTACGTAAAGTGACACTCTcggaataaattcttaaataaactctttattaaaaaattttaaacaaaggtgcgaaaaaaatcaatttattacctacaatttttAGGTAGGTTATGGATTGAGCTtttggatcttttttttttgggaagcaacaaaaataaattttaatgattttaataatttgttttaaatattttcccaaagtTGATCTAATTTTAGTTGGTCTAACCCACTAACCCTTTCGCGTGTATGAGTACTATGATGACCCAATGGTgaatcataattttattttctttcttgaaagGGATGCCATCATCCCTGACGATTCACCTATCATCATACTTTCCCCagttcaaatcaattttattttagagaatatttctcagtaaaaactttttccaatTAGACGCATTTCTAAatggataaattaaaaaaaaaataactcaaatCCGGGAAATTAATATAATGTTTACGTTTAGGTTAGCGTATAACCAGATAATGCAAAAGGGTTAACTTtagtaaaaattctatttgaaaGTTTAATCAGATTCTCTAATTAACCCagactttttaaataaaataatattttttaaagatttttttataaaaaaaaaagtcaaatagaTTCGGTTAAAGAACGAATTTTATAACTTCTTcagcaaaatttcaagaatccTAGTTGAGAATTAACTTTTCTGAACAATTTTAAAGCCAAACTTCTGAAAAACTTCATCAAAAAATCCTGGGCATATTCGCATTAAATCCTTTCCTtaatatgaattattttactaaaagaaaaacgttttcatcaaagaaaattcattatttttcttggaagaAAGCGAAAGAATAAACcaattatttaacaatttccttgaattcaaaatggcaAATCATTAAAGCATGGCTCTAATTAAGTTAATAAACTTCTCACACTTTGCCCATTATAAAGACTCCATTCTGGTACATTAACTTCCCTAAATGCTAATGTGATCActcaattttcctcttaaCACCAGTtgcttgactttttttttttcgtcagaTGTGGGTCATGTCGTCCCCCAGGTCAAATTTGGAGAGTGTAtcgagtgaagaaaaaatcaattctagAATTCCATGGCAGTGTTAcggatttaatttgaaattcaagaaaacgAAAGAACCGCCGTATTTACCGTATTGAGACGTAAATTTGGGATGCTCACACTTTCGCGCGCGCACCAagagacattttttaaaatgtggTGTGTTATTATAATTCCATTAGAAAGAGAATACAAATTGACTTTGTCACAGTCTGGCACCTTTTTTGGgagaggaattaaaaaaaattagatgaTTTCCCaacaaacttttctttttttcgggCCCATGCGGGTGAAGTTGAGCAATCTGTGGCAATTGGGCTTTTCGTGCGATTTTCTCTCATTCCCTGggaaattttacattaaattttgcaCTGAACTGCTTCTGTGGAGATGAAGGGAAAAATGAAGGTAGTTATCATGCCATGATCGACTCTTTCACCTTCATTTTGATACCAGCAGATTCAATGGGAATCATTTATATGTATCAAGCCTTTTGCTCCACTCTCACGgtttaaactttaaaagtgcaacaataaaaatctttctcttgCACCTTTCTTCTGCATATTGCACTTTTTGTTGACTTGGGAGACCTTCAGAGATGCATTTCGAATGGAACCTCTTACTCCCAAATGCCACACCGATCACCCCTCCAtgtttaaatgagaaattcggaacttaaaaaaatgaaagtgttattttaattagtttcttCCATTTAGCATTATGTATATTCACGTGAGTGAACTTGGAAGGAAAAaccaaaaagcaaaaaaaaatctttcgatacaaattgtaaaaatttgaagcGGTAATTGATTCAAAAGGTCATGCGTGTTGGATGATGGACGGCTGTCGCATAATCTGTGTCACTTTTCCTCAATCGCCGATTAAGAGATTCTTCATacatttagattaatttttttttcttctttttgctttGGAAGAAAAGGTGAAATTTGCTCTGAATACCATTTAGAATGGGATCTCCCTCCAATAAGCTGACAAACTGACAACGATCATAAATATATCCGCGACATCCAATTGCTGAAGCTGTGTACCTTCATTGCTCTTTCTCCCATAAAAAAACCTTTCTTcgtttaaaaatgtttaagaagattttttatgacGCCTCAAGTTGTGCgacttaattaataaaatcgtCAAATACGATCGTAATCTgacataacttttttttcctcttcttcttcaccttcagtgtttattttcatttgcaaattcaACCGGTATCCgctgaattatttataatcaTACTATCTTATGCTTTCGCGAGCTGCACCAAAGATATACACAATACTTAACCCACAGAGCGCCCCAATAATAGCAATATTGTGCCTCACACCAAAAGTGCATCATGCTGTGCAGAGAGTTCAGTGAATTCATGCCATTTTGAGTAGCAATGAAAACTCTTTCGTGATTTGTCAAAATTATTGGAAACGATTGCAAGGAAAACCCAATTTAGATCTAATTAGGAGATAGGAAAAATAATATCGAGAAGTAATTTTGTAAAGTATTCCTCTggctaatttatttaaattttaattgcttgTTTTATATCCGCTTTCaatctctttttcatttacaaaatgtttcacataactaacaaaaaattaagtgagtttttcaaacattataaaaaaaacacataaaatgttagaataatgaaaacgttaaaaaagaaaccatCAAACGAGAAGAAATGTTAAATCTTAGAATTACAcaaataattctcaaaaacCGCTAATTCTAATGCTACTGCtgatgtaattttattttttaacttaatttaatttattttttaaaccaatttgaagaatgaaaataaatttgatttcataaaaaaaatatttaaggttCTTAGACACCTAAAACTCTTTCTGTCTTTATGACTGTGTTTTGACTGATGTAgatataaaaacttttatggatttttaaCCCTTGAAGAACTTTGCTGGCCACAGTGgccaaattgtttttttttatcgtcaGATAATAAAGTCTTCTGGTCGTAAcgtaataaattctaaatgagTTAGGGAAGTTCAAAAACTTAAAGTTATTCGaaagaaaacatgaaaaaatattttcttttttgacaaaattaattcaaaatatgaggttagaaatattatcaattttttacgtttgttcttttttaaacGTAAACGTAAACATAATGCTATTAgcttgttaaaaatctttttaaaaaatcacctctctaccaaaaagtttttcaaacagtttaaaaaattaatgtgtcGCATTCACTTTACGAACAAATGAATGCAAACATTGTGCGGAACATTActgtatttttttacatgtaatatttattttccacacaataaTAAAAACACTGGCGTCTAAATTGTACAATATTACAAAATACCTTATCATTTCTTtctctccttctctctctgtTTTTCTTTAGCTTCCAAAAGAAATACTTTCAATTGTTCAgcttgtaaaattaaattttgcacgCTTCTTTACCAAAACTCATTGCAAAGCAAAAGCAATGTAGTTAGAGTAATAATTTGCATGAAAttgtgtgaagaaaagtctATCATGCATCTGTGACTATCAATTTCAGGCAAAAAATTGCTTATTTAGCGCCAAAGAAGCcctttagaaaattatatggGATTCGTTACAATAATTTTCGAATGCTTCTCTGGACATATCCGTAATTTAATTGCTAATGAAGAGTTTCTTTGACTCGTTTAGGAAGATATACAAACTATGTGGTGGTAGGCAAATGATTGAAATTGCTTGAAAGGTGGAAAATGGAACTAATCGTTACActaaattagtttaatttcttttgaaaggtTTTTGCGTACATCCAGCCTCTTGCGAAAGTCACCTTTctgattaaaagaaatttttgtcattggaaaaatgtgatttctATCTCTTCCGTTTCTCtgcgcaaaaaaaagttcctcaaACATCGGTTTTGTTGTAACTATTTTGTCACCAATGTCTTATTATGAAAGTCAACATAAAATTatgcataaattaaaaatgtgatATCTCCGTGAAAGACACCGCTTATCTCCAACACTATTGGCTTCTCCATCTCACTCTCAGGAGAGTGCTTGTCTTGTCTAATtagtgcttttttttctcctcatctGGACTGCAGCagcattattttttctcaatcacaaAACGCTTTCGAAATCTCATtaaatgttacaaaaaaatttcttttgcataaaagcTCATGATATTTTTTACACCTTGTTGAGCATTTGGagatatgaaattttttatgtgagaGATATGTCCATCAACAGGGAATTGTCCTATTGAggatttacatttttttatcatgtcTTTGATGCTGGTCTTtgttattatgaaaaaagACCATTGTTGAGTGATTTTCTATTCGCATAATATTTTCCACCTTTTCGCCTTTATGTGTTGATAgtaaaattagttggtgttccacttcgtggccaacaccaagtattgtaatcgtcggaaaaaccgaccacctcagatcgggctcaaacttggtatgagcacgttttagacatcccacattacgaaaatggtggtggaaaatttttgatccggccggtggtccaaactttgccttatatctcgagaacagtaacagatagagacttcgagtttgaagttttctatagaaatgtgggtgtaaaatttcattttttcgcattttcaaaatccaagatggccgccgtccgccattttaaaacaacgtcaaccacttcccttatagctagagatctgaaattctagtatgttgtagagctcagtgagacgtcttcatcaacaattcatacttgacaatcggtcaagcggtttagcaaatatggcggtctaaagcaaaaagtgttttttcaatataacttgagaacggcttgaccgattttgaccatcttggtatcaaatgaaaggtttcaagaagccctacaactgtctagaacattccaagttccaaaaacattcgcaagaggcgctaaaatcaaaaacaaaaattgcctaactttaaggggcaatatctccgaacatctgttatagatttcctttaaattttgatatgttgtggcctgactcaatatctgtcaccagtccgaaaatgaagaaaatctatgtcgccgtttagaagatatgaccatttgaaaaattcttgcatttgaaaagttctaagagccatatctcttgaaccgcttgtccgattttgctcaatttggtatcaaattaaaggttttgtaattatctacaactttctagaacatcagaaacctctagaaccattcttTCAgaacgaaaaatgcgaaaaactctttttgtgaaacaaatatcctccattttgtgttctagaggtgaccttgaaaatcattgagatatatgtcaaattatagcttatttcaagacctttccaaaactagtcaagaaatttctgtaggtgttatagaactagagatatgaccatttttatgcatcaaattgctgaatttcacaaaaaaatcaactttgcctactaatattgctcacaaatagtattacaacgcataaacaaacttctacacgttgtgggacaccaactcttataactggacgcgttatgattgacttttcttcttGTGAGTAGCCACACTctagaaaattattacaaaagaTGCGCATTCGATGGAAGTTTTAGATTTGTGAGATATTTCTTTGATGCGCTTGCAATAATTGTTGAGTTATTCtcatattttgatttaattgtttGTCAGATTGTGTTAAcacaaataattttgcaaaactgaattaataatttattcaattctaaaaaaaatctatttaaaaattatttatctacAATCCACAAATAAAACGTTTCGAATCAAAGCGCcaacaaggaaaatttaaccctttcaagaCAAACAAAATAGTAACAATTCTACTTCTTCTTAAAAccgtcttttcttttttaaggaaattaaggCGTGAGAAATTTCCGGAACTATTAGGTAACTTCTCAGTCCATTTGTCCATTTGCAACTGATTTTACTTCTGAACTGTTCCAAGCCAGGCTTCaaagtgttaaattttttttatgaatttccacaatattaaaaattaaagaaaaaactcttttctcatacatttgtatccaaaaaaattaaattcctaatAAAACAGCGAACCCTAATCCCCAAATTAACAAAGACCTCCTGAggctgttaaaaaaaaaacttcaaagcTTATCTTTGATAAGATTATGGGTGTTTGCTTaagattagttttttttgtgtaaacaGAGAAGTAGGAAAATAGCTAAAAACTATTTGCACATGGAAGAGTGAGCAAGAGAAGAGCTTATGCACGCGATAATGAatttccttcctttttcagAGCCATTTCgccatttcatttttcttttttttttgctcttttcaaACAGCTCCGTCCGGCGTGGTAGGTCAATCGATGTCCGACACCCCAAGTCCATCACACTGGCGGGTTTCCAGCCCAAGCACGAAACCGCGATTATCATACACGGCTTCAATGGCACGCAACACAGCAAACACATCATGTACCTCAAAGACGGTGGGTGTCGGTGCTTTTGATTTGCTAAATTTTCcatcagaagaaaaaaaggaaattgaggGCGGAAATTCTGACTCATAggggttgattttcttttattttgcagcGTACCTCTCGCGCAAATTTAACGTGATCACGGTGGATTGGTTTAGGCTGACGCAGTATCCGTGCTACGTGACTGCACTAACCAATACACGAGTCGTGGCACAGTGCACAGCTCAAGTGAGAGTTGCAATTGCGTTGCTAATAATGTTTTCCTACAACAACAAACTTGATCACTCTCATAATTTCAGGTTTATGCTTTTCTGACCCATATTGGAGCCAGTCGGCATCGAATAACATGCGTGGGTCACTCACTTGGCGCACATATCTGTGGCATGATGGGTAACCACCTGACGTCGCGACAATACAAAATAATCGGTGAGTGCGCTCAAAGTCGAGGTCTTTCGCATCCCAATACGCTGCTCGCagcaaaattgcaattaaacgCTCCACATGGTGGGCAATTCGCTGATCTCGCGGCGTTACGCACAAATGAACACTTGAAAGCATATTCAACATAGATTTCCCCCCTCATTCACGGAACTTTTACCCTCTCTCCCTCCACACATACCACACACAACTTCCCCCCATTCATGCTGAAGATCAAAACAAACACACACATGCGCacacaattttattgagaaaaatttccatttagcCGAAAgtgcaattaattttgctaAATCTCGGGGAGGAAACTTTCACAGTTCCTTATTAATTCTgttctttgcattttatttatttatttatttatttattgtgtcTCCAAAAGGCCTGGACCCTGCAAGGCCACTCGTGGAAAACCACGCCtcgaaaactttcaaattaacAAGGGATGATGCAAAAGTTGTTCAAATTATTCACACAAATGCCGGAAAGCTCGGGCAATTGGCTTCATCCGGAACAGTGGACTTCTGTGTCAATGGGGGTAGGCAGCAGCCCTACTGTAGAGGTCATCCGATACGTAAGTTGCGTACGTAGATTTCCcaactaatttatttctttagtcGCAATAAgcaatttaaagaagaaaaaaaagtggcgACTAAAGGAAGTCATCCCTTTTAGATGAACcccttttgtgatttaaaaatatttgattaaatatttaaaacaaatgaaaGTAGGAAAGAATGTGGTAAAATAGCACGTAATtgagggaaaataaaattcaaaggatTCGTATAAGAAGTATTTGAGATTTAACCCTTGGAAGATTTTGCTGGCCATCGTGgccaatttaacttttttttaaagcgtgatagaattaaaatctatcacATCTCTGCGAAAGAAAGTTC harbors:
- the LOC129790329 gene encoding lipase member I isoform X2; protein product: MRKVKNTSRLWLGLRSSHAKLESTKMFFFYGPAFADHKAYELNDTASVLKHPKFDTNKPTVLYLHGYLETMDVESIQVIADAYLARNDHNILILDWAELADGNYLIDAFPNLKPLAHALAREILKMAMDGMRLDKFHVVGHSMGGQLAGYIGREVIRQSDKGAKLKRISALDPAFPGFYFPLKFTGALSTKDAEFVDVIHTDAWLYGAPFATGHVDFWPNRGKTLQPGCPKRNYKMLTDNDLCSHRRSWRFWAESVTEKNRPSFHSVKCASWDKFKSGDYDTNQPVVLMGIDCISGISGNYYLQTNGEPPYSRGPAGANYAT
- the LOC129790329 gene encoding lipase member I isoform X1 encodes the protein MKKVLLILAVAALLVGLWLGLRSSHAKLESTKMFFFYGPAFADHKAYELNDTASVLKHPKFDTNKPTVLYLHGYLETMDVESIQVIADAYLARNDHNILILDWAELADGNYLIDAFPNLKPLAHALAREILKMAMDGMRLDKFHVVGHSMGGQLAGYIGREVIRQSDKGAKLKRISALDPAFPGFYFPLKFTGALSTKDAEFVDVIHTDAWLYGAPFATGHVDFWPNRGKTLQPGCPKRNYKMLTDNDLCSHRRSWRFWAESVTEKNRPSFHSVKCASWDKFKSGDYDTNQPVVLMGIDCISGISGNYYLQTNGEPPYSRGPAGANYAT
- the LOC129790318 gene encoding phospholipase A1 VesT1.02, which encodes MQESLGKLGAIVIFLGLVEVSSGLLFANTGVLDVNPFKCILSRTNVCPHDEIDFFMFTPSVRRGRSIDVRHPKSITLAGFQPKHETAIIIHGFNGTQHSKHIMYLKDAYLSRKFNVITVDWFRLTQYPCYVTALTNTRVVAQCTAQVYAFLTHIGASRHRITCVGHSLGAHICGMMGNHLTSRQYKIIGLDPARPLVENHASKTFKLTRDDAKVVQIIHTNAGKLGQLASSGTVDFCVNGGRQQPYCRGHPIRRSRCSHFLSVCYLANVIFHHKQVIGVPCPHGCVHVKKNRLPIYTRNIFDIHNLVQYMHIGQDTPDHVTGTYCVQVDYAKHCPFNDRQ